Below is a genomic region from Bacteroidota bacterium.
CGAAACCGAGCGCGGCCAATACAGCCGCCGTATCCTGGCCCAGGGCCGGTGGGGGCAGCAGGGGCACGGCTGCCCAGGCCGAGCTGCGGAAGGCCGCCGTGCGAAAACCCTGCCCAGGTGCCAGTGGGTGATGGAGCAGCAGGTGCCGCACCTCGGGTAGGGCAGCACTCTCCTCCACCCGCAGGATGCGGCCCGCCGGTATCTTTCGGGCTGCCAGGGCCTCCATCAGGGGGTCTATCTGCCAGGCCTGTATGGCCTGTTGCAGTGCTTCCTTCAGTACGTCTCGGTGCTGTACACGTGCCGGATTGGTGGCAAAGCGCGGGTCGGTAGCCCAATCGGGTCTACCCAGCAGACTGGCCATGGCGGCAAACTGAGCATCGCTGCCCACCGCCAGCATTAGCGGCTCGCCCCCCCGGGCAGCAAACAGGCTGCCATAGGGCACGATACTGGGGTGATCACTCCCCATGGGCTCCGGTGGCTGGCCCGCCCACAGCCAGGCAGCCAGCTGGTTGGCCAGGGCCGATACGCCCGCCTCTATCAGCGAGGTATGCACTTGGCAGCCCCGCCCCGTGCGGCCCCGGTGCAGCAGGGCGGCCAGGATGGCCTCCTTCAGCTGGTGCGCGGCCAGCAGGTCCATCAGGGCCACCGGCATCTTGGCCGGCCGGCCCCCAGGTGTTCGGTTCAGGTGCATAAAACCACTCTCCGCCTGCACAATGGCATCAAAGCCGGCACGGTCATTGTCTGGCCCATAGCCCGTAATGGCCCCATAGATCAAGCTCGGGTAGGCATCCTGCAGCTGGTGGTAGGCCAGGCCCAGCTTATCGGCCGAACCAGGCTTGAAGTTGGTAAGCAAAACGTCTGTAGTGGGTAGCAGCCGTGCCAGCACAGCCCGGCCCAGCGCACTGGCCAGGTCTAGGGCCACCGACTGCTTGCCCCAGTTGATGGTGCTGAAGTAGGCGCTGGGCTGGCTGCGGTCTTCGCCCGCCAGGTACCAGGCCCGGGTCAGGTCTCCGGTCTCCGGGGGCTCTATTTTCAGCACTTCGGCCCCCAACTCGGCCAGGAAACAGCCCACAGACGGACCAGCCAACACGCCGGCCAGCTCTACCACACGCAGGCCCTGTAGTGGCGGGGAGGCGGGATAAGACATAGCCCGGGAAATTTCGTATTTTTATAGGGAATACAAATAACAAACCCCTTGGATTCGCTAGATGAAAAGCTGAGAAACCTGGCCAAGGATGGCGCGGCCTACCAAGAGCTGAAAAGGCTATGGCGGGAGGCCCATGCCCCACAGGCACCCGTGGCGGCACGCATCCAGGTACAGCAGGGCATCATTACCGGCATAAATGATCCGGCACAGGCAATCCTTAAAAAGAAACCCGAGGACCTGACGGGCAGGCTGCTGGTGGATGCCCTGGGCCCGGAGAATGCTGGCCAGATCCAGCTTGCCCTGAGCCAGGCCCGGCAGCACGCCTATGCCCTGGCCCAGGTAGGCCTGCACGATAGGCAGGTGAGTCTGCGTTTTTCTGGCAATCCGGATGCGCCAGTGGAGAAGAACGAGATCCTGATTTACCTGGACCCCGGGCCACCCGGGCCAGCAGGGTATTTCCAGGCGCTGCTACGCCTGGCGCATGCCCTGCCAGACCCCGTGCTGCTGATAGACGATGCCGGGCGGATACGCTACTGGAGCCCGGACACGGAGAAGCTACTGGGGCACGAGCAAGAGGCCATGGAGGGGAAGATGGCTGTAGAGGTGCTGGGAACGGGCGGCACAGACATCCGGTTTCTTTTGGACCAGCTAAGCTGGGTGGACCGCTGGCAGGGAGAGATCGTATTTCCGGATGCCCTGGGCCGGCAGCTACGGCTGGGCACCTTTGCACAAGTGCTGCACAACGAGCAGGGTATGTATCGGGCCGTATTGCTCATGCTGCGGCCCAGGGCCCGCCTGGGCGGCGATGCCTCTGCCACCATAGCCCAGGCGGTGATGGATGCCATCCCCGAGGCCATCTTCTGGAAGGACCTGCAGGGCATATACCAGGGCTGCAACCTGAACTATAGCAAGCTGATTGGCCTGGGTGACCCGAGCCAGGTAATCGGCAAGATAGAGGCACAAATGATCCTGCCCGAGAATGGGCTAAATGAGGTACTGGCCCGAGACCGGGAAGTACTACAAAACGGGCGACCCCAGCAGTACGTGCTGGAAAACTGGAAAGCACCGGATGGGAAGCGGCTCACCCTGGGCATGATCAAGCTACCGGTACTGAACCACAAGGGAGAGGTAGCAGGCCTGCTAGGCATTGTACGAGACCTGACCGATGCGCTGAGCCAGCAGCAGGCACTGGCCGACCAGGAAACGCTATTCCGCCAGATACTGGATTTTCTTCCGCTTGAGGTGTTTATTACAGACCAGAATGGAAAGATACTGCGGGTGAACAAGAAGTTCCTGCACAAGTATGGCTACCCCTCTGAGCGTGAAGTGCTGGGGAAAAACCTGCAACAGATAGGCGACCCAGACTGGCTGGCACAGGTGCAGCCCTACCTGGAGAAGAAACAGGAGGGCCTGAAGGAAGTGGTGCTGGAGAAACAGCGAGACCTGCAGGCGCTGGTAACCGGCACGCGCCACCTGGCTCGGCTAGGCCAGCTGGAGAATGTAACGCTGGGCTTCAGCCTGGATGTAACCGCCCTGAAAAAGGCCGAAATTGCCCTGACACACCAGGAGTACCTCATGCAGCAGGTGCTGAACCACCACATGAGCCTGGTATACATTGTAGACGAGAAGGGCCGATTCTGGCTAGCCAACATCCCGCTGTGCGAGCTGCTGGAAGCCCCGCTGGAGGCCATCCTGGATGAACAGGGCTACAGGCCACCCCAGCAGTTTGCCAGCTACATGGCACCAGACTCGGGCGTGATCCGGCTGGGGCGGGAAATCCGGCTGGAGGAGGGCCTGGTAGATCATACAGGTCGCTCTCGCTGGTTTCAAACCATGAAACGGCAGGTTCGCCTGCCAAATGGCGAATCGGCCATGCTGTGCATCAGTACGGACGTGACGGAGAAAATCCTGGCCGAAGGAGAGATCCTGCGCAAGACAGCCGAACTGCAAGCCATCTTTCAGGCCCTGCCAGACCTATACCTGCGCCTGGAAGCGGGGGGGCAGATCACCGACTTCTATGTTTCGCGCAAGTCGCACTTCTACGGCCACAAAGACCAGTTTATGGGTCAGTCCGTTACACATGCCTTTCCCGAGGAGATTGGCCAGCGGATCAATAAAATTGCCTTTGAGGTGATCCGGCAGCAGCAAAAGCACAGCCTGGAGTTTAGGCTGGATGAAGACTACTACGAAGCACGCCTGATCCCCTTTATTGGCAATGAGGTGGTGGCGGTCATTCGGAATATTACCGACGCAAAAAACAGCGAATATGCGCTGATACAAAGCCGCAGGCGCTTCCAGTCGGTGCTCGATAATGTACGCGAGATCTTTTTTCAGACAGACGAAAACCTGAAGATCACCTACCTGAACCCTAGCTGGACAGAGGTAACAGGCTACTCGCTGGCCGAGGCAATGGACCAGAACCTG
It encodes:
- a CDS encoding CoA transferase, with translation MSYPASPPLQGLRVVELAGVLAGPSVGCFLAELGAEVLKIEPPETGDLTRAWYLAGEDRSQPSAYFSTINWGKQSVALDLASALGRAVLARLLPTTDVLLTNFKPGSADKLGLAYHQLQDAYPSLIYGAITGYGPDNDRAGFDAIVQAESGFMHLNRTPGGRPAKMPVALMDLLAAHQLKEAILAALLHRGRTGRGCQVHTSLIEAGVSALANQLAAWLWAGQPPEPMGSDHPSIVPYGSLFAARGGEPLMLAVGSDAQFAAMASLLGRPDWATDPRFATNPARVQHRDVLKEALQQAIQAWQIDPLMEALAARKIPAGRILRVEESAALPEVRHLLLHHPLAPGQGFRTAAFRSSAWAAVPLLPPPALGQDTAAVLAALGFDDYEIASLKNAG
- a CDS encoding PAS domain S-box protein: MDSLDEKLRNLAKDGAAYQELKRLWREAHAPQAPVAARIQVQQGIITGINDPAQAILKKKPEDLTGRLLVDALGPENAGQIQLALSQARQHAYALAQVGLHDRQVSLRFSGNPDAPVEKNEILIYLDPGPPGPAGYFQALLRLAHALPDPVLLIDDAGRIRYWSPDTEKLLGHEQEAMEGKMAVEVLGTGGTDIRFLLDQLSWVDRWQGEIVFPDALGRQLRLGTFAQVLHNEQGMYRAVLLMLRPRARLGGDASATIAQAVMDAIPEAIFWKDLQGIYQGCNLNYSKLIGLGDPSQVIGKIEAQMILPENGLNEVLARDREVLQNGRPQQYVLENWKAPDGKRLTLGMIKLPVLNHKGEVAGLLGIVRDLTDALSQQQALADQETLFRQILDFLPLEVFITDQNGKILRVNKKFLHKYGYPSEREVLGKNLQQIGDPDWLAQVQPYLEKKQEGLKEVVLEKQRDLQALVTGTRHLARLGQLENVTLGFSLDVTALKKAEIALTHQEYLMQQVLNHHMSLVYIVDEKGRFWLANIPLCELLEAPLEAILDEQGYRPPQQFASYMAPDSGVIRLGREIRLEEGLVDHTGRSRWFQTMKRQVRLPNGESAMLCISTDVTEKILAEGEILRKTAELQAIFQALPDLYLRLEAGGQITDFYVSRKSHFYGHKDQFMGQSVTHAFPEEIGQRINKIAFEVIRQQQKHSLEFRLDEDYYEARLIPFIGNEVVAVIRNITDAKNSEYALIQSRRRFQSVLDNVREIFFQTDENLKITYLNPSWTEVTGYSLAEAMDQNLEQYIHAEDIPLTQKFIAHLLSQRSGNFRVEIRIRIRDGSFRWIDFQTTYTDHKDGEKGLTGTMYDITERKQAEQELLKSKELAESATRAKSEFLAMVSHEVRTPLNGIIGMTDLLIRSPLNEEQQDSVETIRVSGETLLHLINEILDFSKIESGKLQLEDSRFNLHALLHECMDLLKPKALDGKVELSLYVPFGVPEYIDGDVVRLRQVLLNLLDNAIKFSQGGWVKLSVSCQARQPRAASLSSLHFRIEDNGVGISPDKQKTIFEAFRQEDSSTTRKYGGTGLGLSICARLVELMGGRLEVESAPAKGSVFSFNIRQTTPCVVPTPIALAKKPIWVCSRPGVGRQVLLQYLQDLQLPYSHFDNVEDMPPAAVKSPQLLILGASAALAQGAADGLKLLTDKYKEMKLVFWPDVSNRRVRPVQLPGQVESRLPAFLIGLEFSQFLHGIHTRRLPEAKAALVAGEQAAKSAEGTQTRLLVAEDNPINQKLILRMLKHLGYEADMVSNGKEAVRQAQLASYPVILMDIQMPELDGLEASEQIRKLALDPQPTIIAMTANVTHGYDKVCRAAGMDDYLSKPLRVDDLANMIARHLRAKTNGIEQ